The region TTCAAGGCGTTCGCCGAGCGTGACCCGGCCGCGCTGCCGTGGGGCGACCTCGGCGCCGACGTCGTGATCGAGTCGACCGGCATCTTCACCGACGCCACCAAGGCCAAGGTGCACGTCGACGGCGGGGCCAAGAAGGTCATCATCTCGGCGCCGGCCAAGAACGAGGACGTCACCGTCGTCATGGGCGTCAACGACGGCGACTACGACCCGGCCGAGCACACCGTCATCTCCAACGCCTCGTGCACCACGAACTGCCTGGCCCCGCTGGCCAAGGTGCTGCACGACAACTGGGGCATCGAGCGTGGGCTGATGACCACGATCCACGCCTACACGCAGGACCAGAACCTGCAGGACGGCCCGCACAAGGACCTGCGACGCGCCCGCGCCGCCGCCCTCAACATCGTCCCGGCCTCCAGCGGCGCCGCGAAGGCGATCGGGCTCGTGCTGCCCGAGCTCAACGGCAAGCTGACCGGCTACGCGATGCGCGTGCCGATCCCGACC is a window of Jatrophihabitans endophyticus DNA encoding:
- the gap gene encoding type I glyceraldehyde-3-phosphate dehydrogenase; this translates as MTVRVGINGFGRIGRNFFRAAVAAGADIEVVGVNDLTDNAALAHLLKYDSILGRFPGEVTSTEDEIAVDGKAFKAFAERDPAALPWGDLGADVVIESTGIFTDATKAKVHVDGGAKKVIISAPAKNEDVTVVMGVNDGDYDPAEHTVISNASCTTNCLAPLAKVLHDNWGIERGLMTTIHAYTQDQNLQDGPHKDLRRARAAALNIVPASSGAAKAIGLVLPELNGKLTGYAMRVPIPTGSATDLTVNLAKEASVEEIKAAYKAAAEGPLKGYLTYTEDPIVSSDIVTDPSSCIVDAPLTLVTGNQVKVVGWYDNEWGYSNRLVDLAALVGSSL